The following are encoded together in the Microtus pennsylvanicus isolate mMicPen1 chromosome 8, mMicPen1.hap1, whole genome shotgun sequence genome:
- the Sema4f gene encoding semaphorin-4F isoform X1 translates to MLARAERPRPGPRPPPISPFSAPPPSLLLLLLAMLNVPVWGRVPRSVPRTSLPISEADSYLTRFAAPRTYNYSALLVDPASHTLYVGARDSIFALTLPFSGERPRRIDWMVPEAHRQNCRKKGKKEDECHNFIQILAIANASHLLTCGTFAFDPKCGVIDVSSFQQVERLESGRGKCPFEPAQRSAAVMAGGVLYTATVKNFLGTEPIISRAVGRAEDWIRTETLSSWLNAPAFVAAMVLSPAEWGDEDGDDEIFFFFTETSRVLNSYERIKVPRVARVCAGDLGGRKTLQQRWTTFLKADLLCPGPEHGQASGVLQDMTELRPQPGAGTPVFYGIFSSQWEGAAISAVCAFRPQDIRAVLNGPFRELKHDCNRGLPVMDNEVPQPRPGECITNNMKLQQFGSSLSLPDRVLTFIRDHPLMDRPVFPADGRPLLVTTDTAYLRVVAHRVTSLSGKEYDVLYLGTEDGHMHRAVRIGAQLSVLEDLALFPEPQPVESMKLYHGWLLVGSPTEVTQVNTSNCGRLQSCSECILAQDPVCAWSFRLDACVAHAGEHRGMVQDIESADVSSLCPKEPGEHPVVFEVPVATKGHVVLPCSPSSAWASCVWHQPSGVTALTPRRDGLEVVVTPGAMGAYACECQEGGAARVVAAYSLVWGSQQGPSNRAHTVVGAGLVGFLLGVLVASLTLLLIGRRQQRRRQRELLARDKVGLDLGAPASGTTSYSQDPPSPSPEDERLPLALAKRGSGFGGFPPPFLLDSCSSPAHIRLTGAPLATCDETSI, encoded by the exons ATGCTGGCCCGAGCCGAGCGACCCCGCCCGGGCCCCCGGCCGCCTCCGATCTCGCCCTTCTCGGCGCCGCCACCAtcgctactgctgctgctgctggcaatGCTGAACGTCCCGGTGTGGGGCCGCGTCCCCCGCTCGGTGCCCAGAACCTCGCTGCCCATCTCTG AGGCTGACTCCTATCTCACGCGGTTTGCCGCCCCTCGCACATACAATTACTCTGCTCTCCTCGTGGACCCTGCTTCTCACACACTTTACGTCGGAGCTCGGGACAGCATCTTCGCTTTAACCCTGCCCTTCTCGGGGGAAAGACCCCGCAGG ATTGACTGGATGGTGCCTGAGGCGCACAGACAGAACTGTAggaaaaaaggcaagaaagag GACGAATGTCACAATTTTATCCAGATTCTCGCCATTGCCAATGCCTCTCACCTCCTCACTTGTGGCACCTTCGCCTTTGATCCGAAGTGCGGGGTTATT GATGTGTCCAGTTTCCAGCAGGTTGAAAGACTTGAGAGTGGCCGGGGAAAATGTCCTTTTGAGCCAGCTCAACGGTCAGCAGCTGTAATGGCTG GGGGCGTCCTCTACACTGCCACTGTGAAAAACTTCCTGGGCACAGAGCCGATCATCTCCCGAGCCGTTGGCCGCGCTGAGGACTGGATTAGAACAGAGACCTTGTCATCCTGGCTTAATG CCCCAGCCTTTGTCGCTGCTATGGTCCTGAGTCCGGCTGAGTGGGGGGATGAAGATGGAGATGATgagatcttcttcttcttcacggagacctcccgagtgctgaactCATACGAGCGCATCAAGGTCCCGCGGGTGGCCCGAGTGTGTGCG GGGGACCTAGGGGGCCGGAAGACTCTTCAACAGAGATGGACAACATTTCTGAAGGCCGACCTGCTGTGTCCGGGGCCTGAGCATGGCCAGGCCTCCGGGGTCCTGCAGGATATGACAGAGCTCCGACCTCAGCCTGGAGCGGGAACTCCCGTCTTCTATGGCATCTTTTCCTCTCAGTG GGAAGGAGCTGCCATCTCTGCTGTGTGTGCCTTCCGACCCCAAGATATTCGGGCAGTGTTGAATGGTCCCTTTAGAGAGTTAAAGCATGACTGCAACAGAGGACTGCCTGTCATGGACAACGAGGTGCCCCAGCCCAGACCTGGAGAG TGTATCACCAACAACATGAAACTCCAACAGTTTGGGTCCTCACTCTCCCTGCCTGACCGAGTGCTCACCTTCATCAGAGACCACCCGCTCATGGACAGGCCCGTGTTCCCAGCTGATGGCCGCCCCCTGCTGGTCACTACAGATACAGCCTATCTCAGAGTTGTGGCCCACAGGGTGACCAGCCTCTCAGGGAAAGAATATGATGTGCTCTACCTGGGGACAG AGGATGGACATATGCACCGGGCTGTGCGCATCGGAGCTCAGCTCAGTGTCCTGGAGGATCTGGCCTTGTTTCCGGAGCCACAGCCAGTTGAGAGCATGAAACTGTACCAT GGTTGGCTCCTGGTGGGCTCCCCTACCGAGGTAACACAAGTGAACACCAGCAACTGTGGCCGTCTCCAGAGCTGCTCCGAGTGTATCCTGGCCCAGGACCCTGTGTGTGCCTGGAGCTTCCGGCTTGATGCTTGTGTGGCCCATGCGGGGGAGCACCGCGG GATGGTCCAAGACATAGAGTCAGCGGATGTCTCGTCTTTGTGTCCAAAAGAGCCTGGAG AACACCCAGTAGTGTTTGAAGTTCCAGTGGCTACCAAGGGCCATGTGGTCCTGCCATGTTCCCCCAGCTCTGCCTGGGCATCATGTGTCTGGCACCAGCCTAGTGGAGTAACTGCACTCACCCCCCGAAGGGATGGGCTAGAGGTGGTGGTGACCCCAGGGGCCATGGGTGCTTATGCCTGTGAGTGTCAGGAGGGTGGAGCGGCCCGTGTGGTAGCTGCTTACAGCTTGGTGTGGGGCAGCCAGCAGGGGCCCTCAAACCGGGCCCACACAGTGGTAGGGGCTGGACTGGTTGGCTTTCTCCTGGGGGTTCTTGTGGCGTCCCTCACTCTCCTCCTGATTGGTCGCCGTCAGCAGCGTCGGCGTCAGAGGGAACTTCTGGCTAGAGACAAAGTGGGCTTAGACCTGGGGGCCCCGGCTTCCGGAACCACAAGCTATAGCCAagaccctccctccccttctcctgaaGATGAGCGGCTGCCCCTGGCTCTGGCCAAGAGGGGCAGTGGTTTTGGTGGCTTCCCCCCACCCTTCCTGCTCGATTCTTGCTCTAGCCCAGCCCACATCCGGCTCACCGGGGCTCCCCTAGCCACCTGTGACGAGACATCCATCTAA
- the Sema4f gene encoding semaphorin-4F isoform X4: protein MVLSPAEWGDEDGDDEIFFFFTETSRVLNSYERIKVPRVARVCAGDLGGRKTLQQRWTTFLKADLLCPGPEHGQASGVLQDMTELRPQPGAGTPVFYGIFSSQWEGAAISAVCAFRPQDIRAVLNGPFRELKHDCNRGLPVMDNEVPQPRPGECITNNMKLQQFGSSLSLPDRVLTFIRDHPLMDRPVFPADGRPLLVTTDTAYLRVVAHRVTSLSGKEYDVLYLGTEDGHMHRAVRIGAQLSVLEDLALFPEPQPVESMKLYHGWLLVGSPTEVTQVNTSNCGRLQSCSECILAQDPVCAWSFRLDACVAHAGEHRGMVQDIESADVSSLCPKEPGEHPVVFEVPVATKGHVVLPCSPSSAWASCVWHQPSGVTALTPRRDGLEVVVTPGAMGAYACECQEGGAARVVAAYSLVWGSQQGPSNRAHTVVGAGLVGFLLGVLVASLTLLLIGRRQQRRRQRELLARDKVGLDLGAPASGTTSYSQDPPSPSPEDERLPLALAKRGSGFGGFPPPFLLDSCSSPAHIRLTGAPLATCDETSI, encoded by the exons ATGGTCCTGAGTCCGGCTGAGTGGGGGGATGAAGATGGAGATGATgagatcttcttcttcttcacggagacctcccgagtgctgaactCATACGAGCGCATCAAGGTCCCGCGGGTGGCCCGAGTGTGTGCG GGGGACCTAGGGGGCCGGAAGACTCTTCAACAGAGATGGACAACATTTCTGAAGGCCGACCTGCTGTGTCCGGGGCCTGAGCATGGCCAGGCCTCCGGGGTCCTGCAGGATATGACAGAGCTCCGACCTCAGCCTGGAGCGGGAACTCCCGTCTTCTATGGCATCTTTTCCTCTCAGTG GGAAGGAGCTGCCATCTCTGCTGTGTGTGCCTTCCGACCCCAAGATATTCGGGCAGTGTTGAATGGTCCCTTTAGAGAGTTAAAGCATGACTGCAACAGAGGACTGCCTGTCATGGACAACGAGGTGCCCCAGCCCAGACCTGGAGAG TGTATCACCAACAACATGAAACTCCAACAGTTTGGGTCCTCACTCTCCCTGCCTGACCGAGTGCTCACCTTCATCAGAGACCACCCGCTCATGGACAGGCCCGTGTTCCCAGCTGATGGCCGCCCCCTGCTGGTCACTACAGATACAGCCTATCTCAGAGTTGTGGCCCACAGGGTGACCAGCCTCTCAGGGAAAGAATATGATGTGCTCTACCTGGGGACAG AGGATGGACATATGCACCGGGCTGTGCGCATCGGAGCTCAGCTCAGTGTCCTGGAGGATCTGGCCTTGTTTCCGGAGCCACAGCCAGTTGAGAGCATGAAACTGTACCAT GGTTGGCTCCTGGTGGGCTCCCCTACCGAGGTAACACAAGTGAACACCAGCAACTGTGGCCGTCTCCAGAGCTGCTCCGAGTGTATCCTGGCCCAGGACCCTGTGTGTGCCTGGAGCTTCCGGCTTGATGCTTGTGTGGCCCATGCGGGGGAGCACCGCGG GATGGTCCAAGACATAGAGTCAGCGGATGTCTCGTCTTTGTGTCCAAAAGAGCCTGGAG AACACCCAGTAGTGTTTGAAGTTCCAGTGGCTACCAAGGGCCATGTGGTCCTGCCATGTTCCCCCAGCTCTGCCTGGGCATCATGTGTCTGGCACCAGCCTAGTGGAGTAACTGCACTCACCCCCCGAAGGGATGGGCTAGAGGTGGTGGTGACCCCAGGGGCCATGGGTGCTTATGCCTGTGAGTGTCAGGAGGGTGGAGCGGCCCGTGTGGTAGCTGCTTACAGCTTGGTGTGGGGCAGCCAGCAGGGGCCCTCAAACCGGGCCCACACAGTGGTAGGGGCTGGACTGGTTGGCTTTCTCCTGGGGGTTCTTGTGGCGTCCCTCACTCTCCTCCTGATTGGTCGCCGTCAGCAGCGTCGGCGTCAGAGGGAACTTCTGGCTAGAGACAAAGTGGGCTTAGACCTGGGGGCCCCGGCTTCCGGAACCACAAGCTATAGCCAagaccctccctccccttctcctgaaGATGAGCGGCTGCCCCTGGCTCTGGCCAAGAGGGGCAGTGGTTTTGGTGGCTTCCCCCCACCCTTCCTGCTCGATTCTTGCTCTAGCCCAGCCCACATCCGGCTCACCGGGGCTCCCCTAGCCACCTGTGACGAGACATCCATCTAA
- the Sema4f gene encoding semaphorin-4F isoform X3, with amino-acid sequence MLARAERPRPGPRPPPISPFSAPPPSLLLLLLAMLNVPVWGRVPRSVPRTSLPISGGVLYTATVKNFLGTEPIISRAVGRAEDWIRTETLSSWLNAPAFVAAMVLSPAEWGDEDGDDEIFFFFTETSRVLNSYERIKVPRVARVCAGDLGGRKTLQQRWTTFLKADLLCPGPEHGQASGVLQDMTELRPQPGAGTPVFYGIFSSQWEGAAISAVCAFRPQDIRAVLNGPFRELKHDCNRGLPVMDNEVPQPRPGECITNNMKLQQFGSSLSLPDRVLTFIRDHPLMDRPVFPADGRPLLVTTDTAYLRVVAHRVTSLSGKEYDVLYLGTEDGHMHRAVRIGAQLSVLEDLALFPEPQPVESMKLYHGWLLVGSPTEVTQVNTSNCGRLQSCSECILAQDPVCAWSFRLDACVAHAGEHRGMVQDIESADVSSLCPKEPGEHPVVFEVPVATKGHVVLPCSPSSAWASCVWHQPSGVTALTPRRDGLEVVVTPGAMGAYACECQEGGAARVVAAYSLVWGSQQGPSNRAHTVVGAGLVGFLLGVLVASLTLLLIGRRQQRRRQRELLARDKVGLDLGAPASGTTSYSQDPPSPSPEDERLPLALAKRGSGFGGFPPPFLLDSCSSPAHIRLTGAPLATCDETSI; translated from the exons ATGCTGGCCCGAGCCGAGCGACCCCGCCCGGGCCCCCGGCCGCCTCCGATCTCGCCCTTCTCGGCGCCGCCACCAtcgctactgctgctgctgctggcaatGCTGAACGTCCCGGTGTGGGGCCGCGTCCCCCGCTCGGTGCCCAGAACCTCGCTGCCCATCTCTG GGGGCGTCCTCTACACTGCCACTGTGAAAAACTTCCTGGGCACAGAGCCGATCATCTCCCGAGCCGTTGGCCGCGCTGAGGACTGGATTAGAACAGAGACCTTGTCATCCTGGCTTAATG CCCCAGCCTTTGTCGCTGCTATGGTCCTGAGTCCGGCTGAGTGGGGGGATGAAGATGGAGATGATgagatcttcttcttcttcacggagacctcccgagtgctgaactCATACGAGCGCATCAAGGTCCCGCGGGTGGCCCGAGTGTGTGCG GGGGACCTAGGGGGCCGGAAGACTCTTCAACAGAGATGGACAACATTTCTGAAGGCCGACCTGCTGTGTCCGGGGCCTGAGCATGGCCAGGCCTCCGGGGTCCTGCAGGATATGACAGAGCTCCGACCTCAGCCTGGAGCGGGAACTCCCGTCTTCTATGGCATCTTTTCCTCTCAGTG GGAAGGAGCTGCCATCTCTGCTGTGTGTGCCTTCCGACCCCAAGATATTCGGGCAGTGTTGAATGGTCCCTTTAGAGAGTTAAAGCATGACTGCAACAGAGGACTGCCTGTCATGGACAACGAGGTGCCCCAGCCCAGACCTGGAGAG TGTATCACCAACAACATGAAACTCCAACAGTTTGGGTCCTCACTCTCCCTGCCTGACCGAGTGCTCACCTTCATCAGAGACCACCCGCTCATGGACAGGCCCGTGTTCCCAGCTGATGGCCGCCCCCTGCTGGTCACTACAGATACAGCCTATCTCAGAGTTGTGGCCCACAGGGTGACCAGCCTCTCAGGGAAAGAATATGATGTGCTCTACCTGGGGACAG AGGATGGACATATGCACCGGGCTGTGCGCATCGGAGCTCAGCTCAGTGTCCTGGAGGATCTGGCCTTGTTTCCGGAGCCACAGCCAGTTGAGAGCATGAAACTGTACCAT GGTTGGCTCCTGGTGGGCTCCCCTACCGAGGTAACACAAGTGAACACCAGCAACTGTGGCCGTCTCCAGAGCTGCTCCGAGTGTATCCTGGCCCAGGACCCTGTGTGTGCCTGGAGCTTCCGGCTTGATGCTTGTGTGGCCCATGCGGGGGAGCACCGCGG GATGGTCCAAGACATAGAGTCAGCGGATGTCTCGTCTTTGTGTCCAAAAGAGCCTGGAG AACACCCAGTAGTGTTTGAAGTTCCAGTGGCTACCAAGGGCCATGTGGTCCTGCCATGTTCCCCCAGCTCTGCCTGGGCATCATGTGTCTGGCACCAGCCTAGTGGAGTAACTGCACTCACCCCCCGAAGGGATGGGCTAGAGGTGGTGGTGACCCCAGGGGCCATGGGTGCTTATGCCTGTGAGTGTCAGGAGGGTGGAGCGGCCCGTGTGGTAGCTGCTTACAGCTTGGTGTGGGGCAGCCAGCAGGGGCCCTCAAACCGGGCCCACACAGTGGTAGGGGCTGGACTGGTTGGCTTTCTCCTGGGGGTTCTTGTGGCGTCCCTCACTCTCCTCCTGATTGGTCGCCGTCAGCAGCGTCGGCGTCAGAGGGAACTTCTGGCTAGAGACAAAGTGGGCTTAGACCTGGGGGCCCCGGCTTCCGGAACCACAAGCTATAGCCAagaccctccctccccttctcctgaaGATGAGCGGCTGCCCCTGGCTCTGGCCAAGAGGGGCAGTGGTTTTGGTGGCTTCCCCCCACCCTTCCTGCTCGATTCTTGCTCTAGCCCAGCCCACATCCGGCTCACCGGGGCTCCCCTAGCCACCTGTGACGAGACATCCATCTAA
- the Sema4f gene encoding semaphorin-4F isoform X2, with amino-acid sequence MLARAERPRPGPRPPPISPFSAPPPSLLLLLLAMLNVPVWGRVPRSVPRTSLPISEADSYLTRFAAPRTYNYSALLVDPASHTLYVGARDSIFALTLPFSGERPRRIDWMVPEAHRQNCRKKGKKEDVSSFQQVERLESGRGKCPFEPAQRSAAVMAGGVLYTATVKNFLGTEPIISRAVGRAEDWIRTETLSSWLNAPAFVAAMVLSPAEWGDEDGDDEIFFFFTETSRVLNSYERIKVPRVARVCAGDLGGRKTLQQRWTTFLKADLLCPGPEHGQASGVLQDMTELRPQPGAGTPVFYGIFSSQWEGAAISAVCAFRPQDIRAVLNGPFRELKHDCNRGLPVMDNEVPQPRPGECITNNMKLQQFGSSLSLPDRVLTFIRDHPLMDRPVFPADGRPLLVTTDTAYLRVVAHRVTSLSGKEYDVLYLGTEDGHMHRAVRIGAQLSVLEDLALFPEPQPVESMKLYHGWLLVGSPTEVTQVNTSNCGRLQSCSECILAQDPVCAWSFRLDACVAHAGEHRGMVQDIESADVSSLCPKEPGEHPVVFEVPVATKGHVVLPCSPSSAWASCVWHQPSGVTALTPRRDGLEVVVTPGAMGAYACECQEGGAARVVAAYSLVWGSQQGPSNRAHTVVGAGLVGFLLGVLVASLTLLLIGRRQQRRRQRELLARDKVGLDLGAPASGTTSYSQDPPSPSPEDERLPLALAKRGSGFGGFPPPFLLDSCSSPAHIRLTGAPLATCDETSI; translated from the exons ATGCTGGCCCGAGCCGAGCGACCCCGCCCGGGCCCCCGGCCGCCTCCGATCTCGCCCTTCTCGGCGCCGCCACCAtcgctactgctgctgctgctggcaatGCTGAACGTCCCGGTGTGGGGCCGCGTCCCCCGCTCGGTGCCCAGAACCTCGCTGCCCATCTCTG AGGCTGACTCCTATCTCACGCGGTTTGCCGCCCCTCGCACATACAATTACTCTGCTCTCCTCGTGGACCCTGCTTCTCACACACTTTACGTCGGAGCTCGGGACAGCATCTTCGCTTTAACCCTGCCCTTCTCGGGGGAAAGACCCCGCAGG ATTGACTGGATGGTGCCTGAGGCGCACAGACAGAACTGTAggaaaaaaggcaagaaagag GATGTGTCCAGTTTCCAGCAGGTTGAAAGACTTGAGAGTGGCCGGGGAAAATGTCCTTTTGAGCCAGCTCAACGGTCAGCAGCTGTAATGGCTG GGGGCGTCCTCTACACTGCCACTGTGAAAAACTTCCTGGGCACAGAGCCGATCATCTCCCGAGCCGTTGGCCGCGCTGAGGACTGGATTAGAACAGAGACCTTGTCATCCTGGCTTAATG CCCCAGCCTTTGTCGCTGCTATGGTCCTGAGTCCGGCTGAGTGGGGGGATGAAGATGGAGATGATgagatcttcttcttcttcacggagacctcccgagtgctgaactCATACGAGCGCATCAAGGTCCCGCGGGTGGCCCGAGTGTGTGCG GGGGACCTAGGGGGCCGGAAGACTCTTCAACAGAGATGGACAACATTTCTGAAGGCCGACCTGCTGTGTCCGGGGCCTGAGCATGGCCAGGCCTCCGGGGTCCTGCAGGATATGACAGAGCTCCGACCTCAGCCTGGAGCGGGAACTCCCGTCTTCTATGGCATCTTTTCCTCTCAGTG GGAAGGAGCTGCCATCTCTGCTGTGTGTGCCTTCCGACCCCAAGATATTCGGGCAGTGTTGAATGGTCCCTTTAGAGAGTTAAAGCATGACTGCAACAGAGGACTGCCTGTCATGGACAACGAGGTGCCCCAGCCCAGACCTGGAGAG TGTATCACCAACAACATGAAACTCCAACAGTTTGGGTCCTCACTCTCCCTGCCTGACCGAGTGCTCACCTTCATCAGAGACCACCCGCTCATGGACAGGCCCGTGTTCCCAGCTGATGGCCGCCCCCTGCTGGTCACTACAGATACAGCCTATCTCAGAGTTGTGGCCCACAGGGTGACCAGCCTCTCAGGGAAAGAATATGATGTGCTCTACCTGGGGACAG AGGATGGACATATGCACCGGGCTGTGCGCATCGGAGCTCAGCTCAGTGTCCTGGAGGATCTGGCCTTGTTTCCGGAGCCACAGCCAGTTGAGAGCATGAAACTGTACCAT GGTTGGCTCCTGGTGGGCTCCCCTACCGAGGTAACACAAGTGAACACCAGCAACTGTGGCCGTCTCCAGAGCTGCTCCGAGTGTATCCTGGCCCAGGACCCTGTGTGTGCCTGGAGCTTCCGGCTTGATGCTTGTGTGGCCCATGCGGGGGAGCACCGCGG GATGGTCCAAGACATAGAGTCAGCGGATGTCTCGTCTTTGTGTCCAAAAGAGCCTGGAG AACACCCAGTAGTGTTTGAAGTTCCAGTGGCTACCAAGGGCCATGTGGTCCTGCCATGTTCCCCCAGCTCTGCCTGGGCATCATGTGTCTGGCACCAGCCTAGTGGAGTAACTGCACTCACCCCCCGAAGGGATGGGCTAGAGGTGGTGGTGACCCCAGGGGCCATGGGTGCTTATGCCTGTGAGTGTCAGGAGGGTGGAGCGGCCCGTGTGGTAGCTGCTTACAGCTTGGTGTGGGGCAGCCAGCAGGGGCCCTCAAACCGGGCCCACACAGTGGTAGGGGCTGGACTGGTTGGCTTTCTCCTGGGGGTTCTTGTGGCGTCCCTCACTCTCCTCCTGATTGGTCGCCGTCAGCAGCGTCGGCGTCAGAGGGAACTTCTGGCTAGAGACAAAGTGGGCTTAGACCTGGGGGCCCCGGCTTCCGGAACCACAAGCTATAGCCAagaccctccctccccttctcctgaaGATGAGCGGCTGCCCCTGGCTCTGGCCAAGAGGGGCAGTGGTTTTGGTGGCTTCCCCCCACCCTTCCTGCTCGATTCTTGCTCTAGCCCAGCCCACATCCGGCTCACCGGGGCTCCCCTAGCCACCTGTGACGAGACATCCATCTAA